The Equus quagga isolate Etosha38 chromosome 12, UCLA_HA_Equagga_1.0, whole genome shotgun sequence genome includes a region encoding these proteins:
- the ELF3 gene encoding ETS-related transcription factor Elf-3 isoform X1, with protein sequence MAATCEISNVFSNYFSTMYSSEDPTLASVPAAATFGADDLVLTLSNPQMPLEGTEKASWSGKQPQLWSKAQVLDWISYQVEKNKYDASAIDFSRCNMDGAALCSCAPEELRLVFGPLGDQLYSQLWDLTASSFPDELSWIIELLEKDSTTFQETLGDPGPFDQGSPFGQEMLDDCPQASPYYPGSYGAGAPSPGNSDVSTAGTGASQSSHSSDSGGSDVDLDPTDSKLFSSEPFPDYKKGDPKHGKRKRGRPRKLSKDSRDCLESKKSKHAPRGTHLWEFIRDILIHPELNEGLMKWENRREGVFKFLRSEAVAQLWGQKKRNSSMTYEKLSRAMRYYYKREILERVDGRRLVYKFGKNSSGWKEEEVVGSRN encoded by the exons ATGGCTGCGACCTGTGAGATCAGCAACGTTTTCAGCAACTACTTCAGCACTATGTACAGCTCGGAGGACCCCACTCTGGCCTCTGTGCCCGCTGCTGCCACCTTTGGGGCCGATGACCTGGTGCTGACCCTGAGCAACCCCCAGATGCCACTGGAGGGCACAG AGAAGGCCAGCTGGTCGGGGAAGCAGCCCCAGTTGTGGTCAAAGGCCCAGGTGCTGGACTGGATCAGCTACCAGGTCGAGAAGAACAAGTACGACGCCAGCGCCATCGACTTCTCGCGGTGCAACATGGACGGGGCCGCGCTCTGCAGCTGCGCCCCTGAGGAGCTGCGTCTGGTCTTTGGGCCTCTGGGGGACCAGCTCTATTCCCAGCTGTGGGACCTCA caGCCTCCAGCTTTCCTGACGAGCTCAGCTGGATCATTGAGCTGCTGGAGAAGGACAGCACAACCTTCCAGGAGACCCTGGGAGACCCGGGCCCCTTCG acCAGGGAAGCCCCTTCGGCCAGGAGATGCTGGACGACTGCCCGCAGGCCAGCCCCTACTACCCTGGCAGCTACGGGGCgggagccccctccccaggcaacTCTGACGTCTCCACCGCAG GGACAGGGGCTTCCCAGAGCTCCCACTCCTCAGACTCCGGTGGAAGCGACGTGGACCTGGATCCCACCGACAGCAAGCTCTTCTCCAGCG AGCCCTTTCCTGACTACAAGAAGGGGGACCCTAAGCACGGGAAGCGGAaacggggccggccccgcaaGCTGAGCAAAGATTCCCGGGACTGCCTGGAGAGCAAGAAGAGCAAGCACG CCCCCCGAGGCACCCACCTGTGGGAGTTCATCCGGGACATCCTCATCCACCCGGAGCTCAACGAAGGCCTCATGAAGTGGGAGAACCGGCGGGAAGGCGTCTTCAAGTTCCTGCGCTCCGAGGCCGTGGCCCAGCTGTGGggccagaagaagagaaacagcagCATGACCTACGAGAAGCTGAGCAGGGCCATGAG gtaCTATTACAAGCGGGAGATCCTGGAGCGGGTGGACGGCCGGCGGCTCGTCTACAAGTTCGGCAAGAACTCCAGCggctggaaggaggaagaggtcGTCGGGAGTCGGAACTGA
- the ELF3 gene encoding ETS-related transcription factor Elf-3 isoform X3, translated as MAATCEISNVFSNYFSTMYSSEDPTLASVPAAATFGADDLVLTLSNPQMPLEGTEKASWSGKQPQLWSKAQVLDWISYQVEKNKYDASAIDFSRCNMDGAALCSCAPEELRLVFGPLGDQLYSQLWDLTASSFPDELSWIIELLEKDSTTFQETLGDPGPFDQGSPFGQEMLDDCPQASPYYPGSYGAGAPSPGNSDVSTAGASQSSHSSDSGGSDVDLDPTDSKLFSSEPFPDYKKGDPKHGKRKRGRPRKLSKDSRDCLESKKSKHAPRGTHLWEFIRDILIHPELNEGLMKWENRREGVFKFLRSEAVAQLWGQKKRNSSMTYEKLSRAMRYYYKREILERVDGRRLVYKFGKNSSGWKEEEVVGSRN; from the exons ATGGCTGCGACCTGTGAGATCAGCAACGTTTTCAGCAACTACTTCAGCACTATGTACAGCTCGGAGGACCCCACTCTGGCCTCTGTGCCCGCTGCTGCCACCTTTGGGGCCGATGACCTGGTGCTGACCCTGAGCAACCCCCAGATGCCACTGGAGGGCACAG AGAAGGCCAGCTGGTCGGGGAAGCAGCCCCAGTTGTGGTCAAAGGCCCAGGTGCTGGACTGGATCAGCTACCAGGTCGAGAAGAACAAGTACGACGCCAGCGCCATCGACTTCTCGCGGTGCAACATGGACGGGGCCGCGCTCTGCAGCTGCGCCCCTGAGGAGCTGCGTCTGGTCTTTGGGCCTCTGGGGGACCAGCTCTATTCCCAGCTGTGGGACCTCA caGCCTCCAGCTTTCCTGACGAGCTCAGCTGGATCATTGAGCTGCTGGAGAAGGACAGCACAACCTTCCAGGAGACCCTGGGAGACCCGGGCCCCTTCG acCAGGGAAGCCCCTTCGGCCAGGAGATGCTGGACGACTGCCCGCAGGCCAGCCCCTACTACCCTGGCAGCTACGGGGCgggagccccctccccaggcaacTCTGACGTCTCCACCGCAG GGGCTTCCCAGAGCTCCCACTCCTCAGACTCCGGTGGAAGCGACGTGGACCTGGATCCCACCGACAGCAAGCTCTTCTCCAGCG AGCCCTTTCCTGACTACAAGAAGGGGGACCCTAAGCACGGGAAGCGGAaacggggccggccccgcaaGCTGAGCAAAGATTCCCGGGACTGCCTGGAGAGCAAGAAGAGCAAGCACG CCCCCCGAGGCACCCACCTGTGGGAGTTCATCCGGGACATCCTCATCCACCCGGAGCTCAACGAAGGCCTCATGAAGTGGGAGAACCGGCGGGAAGGCGTCTTCAAGTTCCTGCGCTCCGAGGCCGTGGCCCAGCTGTGGggccagaagaagagaaacagcagCATGACCTACGAGAAGCTGAGCAGGGCCATGAG gtaCTATTACAAGCGGGAGATCCTGGAGCGGGTGGACGGCCGGCGGCTCGTCTACAAGTTCGGCAAGAACTCCAGCggctggaaggaggaagaggtcGTCGGGAGTCGGAACTGA
- the ELF3 gene encoding ETS-related transcription factor Elf-3 isoform X2: MAATCEISNVFSNYFSTMYSSEDPTLASVPAAATFGADDLVLTLSNPQMPLEGTEKASWSGKQPQLWSKAQVLDWISYQVEKNKYDASAIDFSRCNMDGAALCSCAPEELRLVFGPLGDQLYSQLWDLTSSFPDELSWIIELLEKDSTTFQETLGDPGPFDQGSPFGQEMLDDCPQASPYYPGSYGAGAPSPGNSDVSTAGTGASQSSHSSDSGGSDVDLDPTDSKLFSSEPFPDYKKGDPKHGKRKRGRPRKLSKDSRDCLESKKSKHAPRGTHLWEFIRDILIHPELNEGLMKWENRREGVFKFLRSEAVAQLWGQKKRNSSMTYEKLSRAMRYYYKREILERVDGRRLVYKFGKNSSGWKEEEVVGSRN, translated from the exons ATGGCTGCGACCTGTGAGATCAGCAACGTTTTCAGCAACTACTTCAGCACTATGTACAGCTCGGAGGACCCCACTCTGGCCTCTGTGCCCGCTGCTGCCACCTTTGGGGCCGATGACCTGGTGCTGACCCTGAGCAACCCCCAGATGCCACTGGAGGGCACAG AGAAGGCCAGCTGGTCGGGGAAGCAGCCCCAGTTGTGGTCAAAGGCCCAGGTGCTGGACTGGATCAGCTACCAGGTCGAGAAGAACAAGTACGACGCCAGCGCCATCGACTTCTCGCGGTGCAACATGGACGGGGCCGCGCTCTGCAGCTGCGCCCCTGAGGAGCTGCGTCTGGTCTTTGGGCCTCTGGGGGACCAGCTCTATTCCCAGCTGTGGGACCTCA CCTCCAGCTTTCCTGACGAGCTCAGCTGGATCATTGAGCTGCTGGAGAAGGACAGCACAACCTTCCAGGAGACCCTGGGAGACCCGGGCCCCTTCG acCAGGGAAGCCCCTTCGGCCAGGAGATGCTGGACGACTGCCCGCAGGCCAGCCCCTACTACCCTGGCAGCTACGGGGCgggagccccctccccaggcaacTCTGACGTCTCCACCGCAG GGACAGGGGCTTCCCAGAGCTCCCACTCCTCAGACTCCGGTGGAAGCGACGTGGACCTGGATCCCACCGACAGCAAGCTCTTCTCCAGCG AGCCCTTTCCTGACTACAAGAAGGGGGACCCTAAGCACGGGAAGCGGAaacggggccggccccgcaaGCTGAGCAAAGATTCCCGGGACTGCCTGGAGAGCAAGAAGAGCAAGCACG CCCCCCGAGGCACCCACCTGTGGGAGTTCATCCGGGACATCCTCATCCACCCGGAGCTCAACGAAGGCCTCATGAAGTGGGAGAACCGGCGGGAAGGCGTCTTCAAGTTCCTGCGCTCCGAGGCCGTGGCCCAGCTGTGGggccagaagaagagaaacagcagCATGACCTACGAGAAGCTGAGCAGGGCCATGAG gtaCTATTACAAGCGGGAGATCCTGGAGCGGGTGGACGGCCGGCGGCTCGTCTACAAGTTCGGCAAGAACTCCAGCggctggaaggaggaagaggtcGTCGGGAGTCGGAACTGA
- the ELF3 gene encoding ETS-related transcription factor Elf-3 isoform X4 — protein sequence MAATCEISNVFSNYFSTMYSSEDPTLASVPAAATFGADDLVLTLSNPQMPLEGTAASSFPDELSWIIELLEKDSTTFQETLGDPGPFDQGSPFGQEMLDDCPQASPYYPGSYGAGAPSPGNSDVSTAGTGASQSSHSSDSGGSDVDLDPTDSKLFSSEPFPDYKKGDPKHGKRKRGRPRKLSKDSRDCLESKKSKHAPRGTHLWEFIRDILIHPELNEGLMKWENRREGVFKFLRSEAVAQLWGQKKRNSSMTYEKLSRAMRYYYKREILERVDGRRLVYKFGKNSSGWKEEEVVGSRN from the exons ATGGCTGCGACCTGTGAGATCAGCAACGTTTTCAGCAACTACTTCAGCACTATGTACAGCTCGGAGGACCCCACTCTGGCCTCTGTGCCCGCTGCTGCCACCTTTGGGGCCGATGACCTGGTGCTGACCCTGAGCAACCCCCAGATGCCACTGGAGGGCACAG caGCCTCCAGCTTTCCTGACGAGCTCAGCTGGATCATTGAGCTGCTGGAGAAGGACAGCACAACCTTCCAGGAGACCCTGGGAGACCCGGGCCCCTTCG acCAGGGAAGCCCCTTCGGCCAGGAGATGCTGGACGACTGCCCGCAGGCCAGCCCCTACTACCCTGGCAGCTACGGGGCgggagccccctccccaggcaacTCTGACGTCTCCACCGCAG GGACAGGGGCTTCCCAGAGCTCCCACTCCTCAGACTCCGGTGGAAGCGACGTGGACCTGGATCCCACCGACAGCAAGCTCTTCTCCAGCG AGCCCTTTCCTGACTACAAGAAGGGGGACCCTAAGCACGGGAAGCGGAaacggggccggccccgcaaGCTGAGCAAAGATTCCCGGGACTGCCTGGAGAGCAAGAAGAGCAAGCACG CCCCCCGAGGCACCCACCTGTGGGAGTTCATCCGGGACATCCTCATCCACCCGGAGCTCAACGAAGGCCTCATGAAGTGGGAGAACCGGCGGGAAGGCGTCTTCAAGTTCCTGCGCTCCGAGGCCGTGGCCCAGCTGTGGggccagaagaagagaaacagcagCATGACCTACGAGAAGCTGAGCAGGGCCATGAG gtaCTATTACAAGCGGGAGATCCTGGAGCGGGTGGACGGCCGGCGGCTCGTCTACAAGTTCGGCAAGAACTCCAGCggctggaaggaggaagaggtcGTCGGGAGTCGGAACTGA
- the ELF3 gene encoding ETS-related transcription factor Elf-3 isoform X5, translated as MAATCEISNVFSNYFSTMYSSEDPTLASVPAAATFGADDLVLTLSNPQMPLEGTASSFPDELSWIIELLEKDSTTFQETLGDPGPFDQGSPFGQEMLDDCPQASPYYPGSYGAGAPSPGNSDVSTAGTGASQSSHSSDSGGSDVDLDPTDSKLFSSEPFPDYKKGDPKHGKRKRGRPRKLSKDSRDCLESKKSKHAPRGTHLWEFIRDILIHPELNEGLMKWENRREGVFKFLRSEAVAQLWGQKKRNSSMTYEKLSRAMRYYYKREILERVDGRRLVYKFGKNSSGWKEEEVVGSRN; from the exons ATGGCTGCGACCTGTGAGATCAGCAACGTTTTCAGCAACTACTTCAGCACTATGTACAGCTCGGAGGACCCCACTCTGGCCTCTGTGCCCGCTGCTGCCACCTTTGGGGCCGATGACCTGGTGCTGACCCTGAGCAACCCCCAGATGCCACTGGAGGGCACAG CCTCCAGCTTTCCTGACGAGCTCAGCTGGATCATTGAGCTGCTGGAGAAGGACAGCACAACCTTCCAGGAGACCCTGGGAGACCCGGGCCCCTTCG acCAGGGAAGCCCCTTCGGCCAGGAGATGCTGGACGACTGCCCGCAGGCCAGCCCCTACTACCCTGGCAGCTACGGGGCgggagccccctccccaggcaacTCTGACGTCTCCACCGCAG GGACAGGGGCTTCCCAGAGCTCCCACTCCTCAGACTCCGGTGGAAGCGACGTGGACCTGGATCCCACCGACAGCAAGCTCTTCTCCAGCG AGCCCTTTCCTGACTACAAGAAGGGGGACCCTAAGCACGGGAAGCGGAaacggggccggccccgcaaGCTGAGCAAAGATTCCCGGGACTGCCTGGAGAGCAAGAAGAGCAAGCACG CCCCCCGAGGCACCCACCTGTGGGAGTTCATCCGGGACATCCTCATCCACCCGGAGCTCAACGAAGGCCTCATGAAGTGGGAGAACCGGCGGGAAGGCGTCTTCAAGTTCCTGCGCTCCGAGGCCGTGGCCCAGCTGTGGggccagaagaagagaaacagcagCATGACCTACGAGAAGCTGAGCAGGGCCATGAG gtaCTATTACAAGCGGGAGATCCTGGAGCGGGTGGACGGCCGGCGGCTCGTCTACAAGTTCGGCAAGAACTCCAGCggctggaaggaggaagaggtcGTCGGGAGTCGGAACTGA